Proteins encoded by one window of Arachis ipaensis cultivar K30076 chromosome B04, Araip1.1, whole genome shotgun sequence:
- the LOC107635707 gene encoding LEAF RUST 10 DISEASE-RESISTANCE LOCUS RECEPTOR-LIKE PROTEIN KINASE-like 2.8, with translation MASLLVMLLPHLMILLIMIQIPPYLSSNDDNYTSCADTRYDCGKINNIGFPFWGGNRPKQCGHPLLQLNCDPDHDSTTYITIKNMRYRVLQAYPENQTMKIARVDYFEGLCPSKAVNTSLDFELFDYGPGNKNLTLFYHCSLNNGLPNSIPGFLNCFSNRTSNEYFYARPEALGAPPSSVVCTTSVFIPLLLQFDVKVELTWNNIEGAIQNGFLVKWIGSVAECFKCMNTGGACGYDLNSNQPTCYCKDQSGYSYLDDGHIKICDASATSPTQDDLGRSGICHISNMQFVL, from the coding sequence ATGGCTTCTCTGCTTGTTATGCTTCTCCCTCACTTAATGATCCTCTTGATAATGATTCAGATTCCTCCATACTTAAGCTCCAATGATGATAACTATACAAGTTGTGCTGATACTCGCTATGATTGTGGGAAGATTAACAACATTGGTTTTCCATTCTGGGGAGGAAATCGTCCAAAGCAGTGTGGCCACCCTCTTCTACAACTCAACTGTGATCCTGATCATGACTCCACTACTTACATAACCATCAAGAACATGAGATACCGGGTTTTGCAAGCATACCCGGAAAACCAAACCATGAAGATAGCAAGAGTTGACTACTTTGAAGGTCTATGCCCTTCAAAAGCAGTAAACACAAGCCTTGACTTTGAGCTCTTTGATTATGGGCCTGGCAATAAGAATCTTACCCTCTTCTATCATTGTTCTTTAAATAATGGTTTGCCCAATTCCATCCCCGGATTTCTTAATTGTTTCTCAAATAGGACTTCAAATGAATACTTTTATGCTAGGCCTGAAGCTCTAGGTGCTCCTCCTTCTAGTGTTGTTTGCACAACAAGTGTGTTTATTCCATTGTTGTTGCAATTTGATGTTAAAGTGGAGTTGACATGGAACAACATAGAAGGTGCTATCCAAAATGGATTCTTGGTGAAATGGATAGGAAGTGTAGCAGAATGTTTCAAGTGTATGAACACAGGTGGAGCCTGTGGCTATGATTTGAATTCAAATCAACCAACATGTTATTGCAAAGATCAGTCTGGCTATTCATATTTGGATGATGGGCACATCAAAATCTGTGATGCTTCTGCCACCTCACCAACTCAAGATGATCTTGGACGTTCAGGTATATGTCATATTTCTAACATGCAATTTGTTTTATAA